The nucleotide window GATGAAATCTGCCGGGCATCGAGATTGGAGGACAAGGGTGGATCCCCCCCGCCTGAAGTCTTACGACTCCAGCTACAAAAATCAGAGATGCGGCTTCGGCGGATCCACCGGCGCTTCCCAAGCCATCGCTCCGACCAGCTTGGTCTCCCGCTTGTAGACCTTGTCCCCACAGGTGACGTAGAGGGTCTCCTTCTCCGGTCCGGCGAAGCAGAGATTGGACGGATAACGCGCTCCGGGCACGGGTGGCAGGATCAGGTTCACGCGACCCGGCTGGTCGAAGACCTGGATGCCCATCGCGGTGGCGGCGAGCAGCCAGCCGTCCTTGGTGACGCGAATGCCATCGGCCTTGCTGCCCGGATCGGGATCGGCCGGCGGAAGATGCAGGTGATGGTAAGGCTGGACGTTGACCAGCGAACCATCCGCCGCGCGGGTGGCGGACCAGATGTAACGACCACCCGGATCGGCCACGTCGATGCGGCTCTGGTCGGGAGTAAGCGAGATGCCGTTCACGCCGCGGAAGGCATCGCTGCCGAGCACCTTTTCCTGCCCGGAGCGGATGATCCACACGGCGTGCTTGGCGGGCTCGGTGGCGTAGATGGTGCCATCGTGCGCGACGGTGAGGTCATTGCCCTTGATGCCGGTGGCGTGGACTTTCTCCTCCTTGGTCTGGATGTCCCACGAAACGATCTCGCCACTGCCGGTGCGGCAGCCATAGAGACGGCCATCCGGGCCGAACGTGAGACCATTGGTGCCGCGGGTGTCTTCCATGAACACGGACACCTTCCCATCCGCACCGACGCGATGGATGAGATTCTTTGGAATGTCCGAGAAGAACACGGTGCCATCCGGGCCGGGCACCGGACCTTCGGTGAAACCGTGGCCTTCGCTGACCAGTTCCCAATCCTTGCCGGGGATCAGCATGTCCTTCGCACGGCTCTTGGTCGCATCATAGTGCACCTCGACCGGCTTCGGGAAATCCTTCCACAGCCAGCGCATGGCATCCGGCAGGATCGCGCCGCCGTGCTGGTGGGAATGCGGTCCCTCACCCCAGGCATGGTTCACTTCATAGCCCGCGAACTGGAGCGACCGCTCCATCTCCTGGTTCGCCATCCACCAGTCGCCGCAATAGATGTTCTGGTCGTTCGATCCATCCTGCAGGAATACGCGCAACGGCAGCGGCTCCGTCTTGCGGACCAGCACCGCCGTTTCATCGCCACCGCGCAGGCCCACGAACGTGCCGATCATGGAATACACGCGCCGGAACTGATCCGGGCGCTCCCACGCCGCGAAAAACGACGCGCAGCCGCCGGAGGAAGCGCCGCACAGGCCACGGTGATCCGGGTTCGGGCTGATGTTCCGCTCCTTTGCGACTTCCGGAATCAGCTCGCTGGTGAGGAACTTCGCGTAGTCGCCGGTGAAGGCATCGTATTCATAGCTGCGGTTGTAGCGCGGCTGGCTCTTGCCATCACCCGCAGGCGTGACGCCCGGATCGACGAACAACCCGATGGTGACGGGCATTTCCTTCGAGTTGATCAGATTGTCGAACACGATCGGCACCTTGTCCGCGCCCTTTTCGTTCACGTAGCCGCCGCCGTCCTGGAAGACCATCAGGCAGGCGGGCTTCGAGGCGTCGTATTGCGCCGGAGTGTAGACCCAGTAGTCGCGGGTGGAACCCGGATAAACCTTGCTGTCCTTGAAGGTGTGCTTGGCCACCGTGCCGACCGGGACGCCCTCGTGGCGCTGGGACGCGGGATCAACCGGGTAAGGACCTTCCGCCGCAAGGACGGAGGGCAGGACCAACAATGGAGCAAGGAGCAGGGGTTTCATGGATCAAAGCAGGACGAACCATGGAACCCGGATCTTTCGCACAAGAATGGACAACACCGAATGGCCAAACCGGAACCCGGTTGATCGAACCAGCCGGTCGGAAGAGATTGCCAGCGCCCTATCCGCTCATTGACCATCCGGAAAAATGGCGGAGGAATTCACCGGTACGATCGTGGAGTGGAATGAGGAGAAAGCCCATGGCTATCTCCGCTACGGGAAGAAGCGTATCTTCCTCCACATCCGAGATTTCTCCGAACGCCACAAGAGACCGGCCATCGGGGATCGCATCCGCTTTTGGGCCGGCACCGATGGCAAGGGCCGCCCCTGCGCGGTGAAAGCCGTGCATGTGAACGATGGAGGTCGCCTCGGCATCGGCAGCTTCATCGTCCTGGGCCTGCTTCTCCTCCTCCCTGCCATAGCCTGGTGCTGTCTTCCCCGGCCGTTGCAGTGGGTGGTTGGAGTCCTGTATGGCTCGGCCAGCGCCCTCGTCTGGTTTCTCTACGGCAGGGACAAACAGATCGCCCGCCAGAATGCGTCCGCCACCTCTCCACAGAGAAGACGGGTGCCGGAGTCCCAGCTCCACTTCCTTGAGTTCGCAGGCGGCTGGCCCGCCGCATTCATTGCCAAGCGTCGCTTGCGGCACAAATGTTCGAAACTGAGCTACCAGGCACAATACTGGCTGATCGTGACCCTGCACGAATTCCTCGCCTTCGATTTCCTTTGCGATTGGAGGATCATACGGGCGATCCTTGCCTGACAGTGATGCCCGCCCCGTCTGAACACCCCCGCGATCCGCTCCACGGCCTTACCCTGGAGACCATCCTGACCACCCTGGTGGATCGGCACGGCTGGGAGATGCTCTCGACGCGCATCCGCATCCGTTGCTTCACCCACGATCCCAGCATCAAATCCAGCCTGACCTTCCTGCGGAAAACCCCGTGGGCGCGGCAGAAGGTGGAGGCATGGTATCTCTACGATCTGCGCAAGGGGATCAAATAAGCGGTCAGGTTCGGCAGGGATCAGAGATATGCCCGGAACACTCCTCAAGCCGGTCGGGTCGGCCCACCAGTCGTCCGGCTGAAGGATCTCCACTTGGTTCCCGTAGGAAACTTTCCCCGCCATGCGCCGTTTGCTGCTCCTCTGCCTCCTGCCCTGCTCCATCCTCTCCGCTGTGCCGGTCTTCCCCGGCAAGGCCCCGGGTGCTCCCGCCGCCGATGGTACAGGCGGAGTTTTCACTCTCCGGAACCAACTCCTCTCCGCAAGCTGGTCCTGCCAGAACGGCGAACTGCGACCGGTGGAAATCGCGGACCTGCTCAACAACCACCGCTTTCCCCAGACCTACCGGCAGGTGTTCCGCTTCGCCACCGGCGAGGAAGCCACAAAAGGCGAAAACCAAACCTGGCTGGGCATGCGGCTCGAGGAGGATGCCGTGGTGGTCCAGTCCTCCGTCAATGGGCGCGGCTGGCGGACGCTGGCACGGATTCCCGCGGACAAATTCCCCGGAAAACCCGCCTTGGTCCGTCTCGGCAAGACCGACAGGAAGGGTGGTCTTTCCGACTACCCGGATGCGGGCACTCCCGGCAGCCCGCGCTTCATCAATTTCCGGATCACCGACGAGCGCCGGATCTTCGCGAATGATGGCTTCGCCACCCTGTCTCCGGAATGGACACCGCGGCTTTCCACCAAGCCCGGCACCGTTATAAAAACCGAGGACGGCTGGCTCACGGTCACCGCCCCCGCGAATTGCGCCGCCTTCGTGGAGCGGAAATTTCCCGCCGAGGCGACCCAGGTTTCCTGCCGTGTCGACCGCGCCAACGACGATGCCCAGTCATGGGGTCCCGGTCTCGCACTGGTGTGGGACAACGGCAAAGCGATCGTGGTCAACATGCGCAAGGAAGGCGCATGCTCGGTGATAGCGGATGGAGAGGAACAGGTGATCGGCTCTCCTTTCCAAGCCGTGCCGGACTACAACGTGGTGGCATCGAAGCTGAAGGTCTTCGAAGGCCCGAAGCTGGTCGATCTACCCGCCGAACCCGCCAATCCGCGCGAAGGTGCGCATCATCCCGGCAAGGCGATTGTCGCAAAACTCCGTGATGAGAGCACCGGCCTCGCGGTGATGTGGCGCGCGGTCTTGCGCGAGGGTTCCAACTACGTCCGCGAGGAACTTACGCTGGCCTCGCCGAAAGCCCCGCTCACGCTAAGCGGCGTGCAGATGCTCGACCGCGCGGTGGATTCCCCGGCCAAGCTCGGTACCGTGCCCGGCAGTCCGGTGATCGCCGGTGGGTTGTTCTTTGGCGCGGAGTTGCCGGTATTTTCGGTGGAGACTGCCAAGGACGGATTCACCGGCGGCTTCCCCTGCACCTACAAGCTGGAGGGAACTCAGACGGTGACTTTCTCCTCGGTGACCGGCGTGGTGCCGGAGGGACAACTCCGCCGTGGCTTCCAATACTATCTCGAACGCGAACGCGCCCGCCCGGCGAAAGCATATTTCCATTTCAACGGCTGGTATGACGCGGCGGTTTCCGAGAAGCGCTTCCTCGAAGTGATGGAGGCCTACAAACGCGAGCTGATTCAGAAGCGCGGCGTGAAGCTCGATGGCTTCGTCATCGACGATGGCTGGGACGACGCGCGGGACACCTTCTGGGATTGGAAGCGCTCCGTGCTGCCGGAAGGCCTCAAGAACCTCCGCGCCGCCGCCGAGAAAGCCGGTTCCCGCCTCGGCATCTGGATTTCACCGCTCGGCGGATACGGAGAAGCTCCGATGCGCATCGCCAACGCGCGCAAACTGGGCCTCACCGATGGCAACAAGCTCGATCTGTCCGATCCGCGCTACTACAAGTGGTTCAAGGAAAAGTGCCTCTCGCTGATGCACGAGGACCGCGTGGGCTATTTCAAGTGGGACAAGGCGGGCGATGGCGTGAACCCGCACTTTATGTCGCTGCTGAAGCTTGCCGATGAACTCCATGCGGATGATCCGAACCTGTTCCTGAACGTCACCGTCGGCACCTGGCCGTCTCCGTTCTGGCTGAACCATGTCGACTGCACCTGGCATGGCGGCGGAGATGTCGCCTGGATGGGCAAGGGCGACAAGCGCGAGCAATGGCTGACCTATCGCGACCACTCCGCGCTATCGGTGGTGAAGCGCGGCCCCTTGTATCCGCTGAACTCCATCATGCTCCACGGCATGGTGCTCGGCCACGCCTACCAGGGCAAAACCACCGCCGAAGCGGGCAACCACCTGCGCAACGAATGCCGGTCGTTCTTCGGCTCAGGCACCTGCATGCAGGAAAGCTATCTTTCCCCGGACCTGATGGACGATGCCGCGTGGGACGACCTCGCCGAAGCCGCAACGTGGGGGCGAAAACACGCCGCCGTCCTCACGGACACGCACATGATCGGCGGTGAACCGACGAAGATGGAACCCTACGGCTGGGCCGCATGGATGCCCGGACAGGCGACCCTCACGCTGCGCAATCCGGACGACCAGCCGAAGATCATCGCGCTGGATGCTCAAACAGTGTTCGAACTGCCGACCGGCGCACCGGCGAAGCTGTCCCTGAAATCCGCCTACAAGGAGCAGCGTGTGAGGACACTCGACCTCATGGCGGGAACACCGGTCACCTTGGAACTCCTGCCGTTCGAGGTGCTGGTATTCGATAGCGGGAATTGATGTTCGTGGCGGCGGTTGAAAACCGTCGCCACACTCCTCACACCGTCGGAGCCATCGACATCAGCGTCAGCACCGGCCTCAACTCCTCATCGCTGCGGTCGAGATCGACGCTGAATGTCACCGTCCAATCGTTGATCTCCTCCGGATCGACCAGCGTCTGATGGACCTTCCACTGGCGCGGTTGCTCGCTGTCGATGTGGGTGTGCTTGATGTTGCGCGCTTCGGGATCGAGACGGATGCGCTCGTGGTCCTCATGAAAGTCATCAAGGAAATCGAAGAGACGGTCGCGGGTCCATGCGATGTCGTCGGCGTCGTTCGGCTCGATCTGTTCGAGTACCTCCTCCACGCGATCCGCGGACAGAGCCTTGATGACGGAGAACACCGCATTCCGCAGCGCCCGGGTGAACGCGGCACGATTGCGGGTAAATGGCACGGCGCGGCGTTCCGCCACCGGCTTCTCGGCCTCGGGAACGTAGTCGGGGTTCTTCAGCTTCTCCCACTCGTCGAGCAGGCTGGAGTCCACGCTTCGCAGGATGTCTTCCAGGAACTGCTCCGCCTCGACCAGCTCCTCAGTCTTCGCCGCGGGCGGGACCGTCTGCATCAGCACCTTGTAAACTTCGGACAGATGGCGCAGCAGCACGGCCTCGCTCTTCTCCAGCCCATAGGTCTTCACGTAATCCTCGAACGACTGCCAGTTCTCGAACATCTCGCGGGCGATCGACTTCGGCCGCACGTTGCCCTCCGCCATCCATGGGCGACCGGCGACGAAGGCATTGAAGGTGTCGTAGATGAAATCCTTGCCGGGCTTCGGCCACTCCACTTCCTCGAGCTGGAGCATGCGGTCCTCGTAGGCGACGCCCTCGTTCTTGAGCTGCGCCACCAGGTCGCCGCGGAGTTGCTCGACCTGCTTGCGCAGCACGATCTCCGGATTCTCCAGGATCGACTCCACCAGCGACAGCACGTTGAGCGCGTACTCCGGTGACTCACGGTCGAGCTGCGGAATCGCATCGATCAACCACAGGCCGAGCGCCTGGTTCATCGAGAAATCCTCCTGGAGCTCGACATTCAGACCGACCTTCGCCGGGCCGGTGCGCTCCGCGGGAGGAATGATGCGCAGGATCTTCCCCTCCACCAGTCCGCGGAAGAGCTGCATCGCGCGGCGCTTGAGCGCCTTTTGTTTCGGCGGCGGCTCGTGGCTGTCCGCGATGATTTTCTTCAAGGCCGAGCAGCCGTCCTCCTCCTGACGGCCCAGCACGTTGAGCAGCATGCCGTGATGGACGGTGAAGCTGGAAACGAGCTTCTCCGGCGGCGAATCGAGCAGCTTGCGGAAGGTTTTCTCGTCCCATGCCACGTAGCCTTTTTCCGGCGGCTTGCGCTTCACGAAGCCGCCCTTCTTGCCGGATTTCGAGGCCTTCTGCTCCAGCCGCAGGTTCTCGATCACATGCTCGGGTGCCTGAGCAACCACGTAGCCAACGCTGTCGTAACCCCGGCGCCCGGCGCGGCCGCAGATCTGCTTGAAATCGCGGACGGCGAGGATCTTGGTACCATTTCCATCGTACTTGCAGAGCTGGGTGAAGACCACGGTGCGGATCGGCACGTTCACGCCCACGCCGAGGGTGTCGGTGCCACAAATCACCTTGAGCAGGCCGCGCTGGGTGAGCTTCTCCACAAGGATGCGGTATTTCGGAAGCAAACCCGCGTGATGAATGCCGATGCCGTGGCGCAGCAGCTTGCTGACTTCCTTGCCATACGGGCTGCGGAAGTTCGCGTCGTGCAGCGCCTCGGCGATCTGCTGCTTCTCCTCCTTGGTGCAGAAATTCGAGCTGAGCAGGTTCTGCGCACTGCGGGCGCAGGCGAGCTGCGTGAAGTGGACGAGATACACCGGTGCCCGACCCGCCTCCACCAGCTCGATCACCTTTTCCTCCATCGGCGTCTCGCTGTAGTCGAACTCCAGCGGCACCGGGCGGTCCTCGCTCTTGATCAGCACCGTCTTGATGCCGGTGAGATTGGTGAGGGTCTCCTCGAAAAACGCGGTCTCGCCCAGAGTGGCGGACATCAACAGGAAGCGTGCCTGCGGCAGCGTGAGCAGCGGCACCTGCCAGGCCACTCCGCGCGACGAGTCCGAGTAATAGTGGAACTCGTCCATGATCACGTCATCCACCTCCGCGCGCATGCCCTCGCGCAGAGCGAGGTTCGCCAGGATCTCCGCGGTGCAACAGATGACCGGCGCGCCGGGGTTCACCGTGGCATCGCCAGTGATCATGCCGACCTTCTCCGGGCCGAAGATCTGGCACAGCGACAGGAACTTCTCATTCGCCAGCGCCTTGATCGGCACCGTGTAGAACGAACGGCGGTTCTGACAGATCGCCTTGAAGTGGAGCGCCAGCGCCACCAGCGATTTCCCGGAACCGGTGGGCGTGTTCAGAATGACGTTGTGACCGTCGAACAACTCAAGGATCGCTTCTTCCTGATGGCCGTATGGCTCGATCCCGGCCTCGACGAGGTATTCGAGGAAGGCATTGAGGATTTCATCCGATGACGTGGGATCGGAGATGGAACCGGGATCGAGAACAGCCATGTGCGGAGCAACCGTGACCGGGATCGCGGTGGATGGGGAGTCTTTTGGAAAAGGGTCCGTCGCAAAATAAAAAGGCCGACAAGTGCCGGCCTTTTCAAAGAATCGGGGGAGTGTGCTGGTTTCAAAAGTGCTTCAGCACCTTCGCCACCGCATTCTCGGCGGTCAGACCGTGAAGCTCACGGAGGGTGTCCGGCTTGCCGTGCTCGACGAATTCGTCCGGCCAAGCGATGCGCTCGACCGGTGTCTTGATACCGGAGTCATGCAGCAGCTCGATCACCGCGGCGCCGAAGCCGTTGTGGGCGACGTGGTCCTCGAAGGTGCAGACCACCTTGCACTTCTTCGCGTAGTCCTCGATCACCGTGGCATCCAGCGGCTTGATGAAGCGCGGGTTGATCAGGGCAACGGAGAGTCCCTTCTCTTCGAGCATCGCCTTCGCACAACGGGCCATTTCGAACATCGTGCCGAGGCCGATGAGCGCCACGTCGGCACCGTCGGCGACAACTTCGGCCTTGCCGATTTCGAGAACCTTCGCGGTCGGAGGAATCGGCGTGCCGTCGATGATGCCGCGCGGATAGCGGATGGCGGAGGGACCGGCCTCGTACTGGGCCATGGTGTGGAGCATGTCCACGAACTCGGCCTCGTCCCTCGGCTGCATGAAAATGAGGTTCGGCACGTGGCGCAGGTAGCCGATGTCGAACAGACCGTGGTGCGTCGGGCCATCATCGCCGGACAGACCGCCGCGGTCCATGCACAGGCGGACCGGCAGACCCTGCAGCGCCATGTCATGGATGATCATGTCATAGGCGCGCTGCATGAAGGTGGAGTAGATCGCGAGGAACGGCTTGAAGCCGCGTGTGGCAAGGCCGCAGGCGAAAAGCGCGGCGTGTTCCTCGGCGATGCCCACGTCGTAGTAACGCTGGGGCAGCTCCTTCTTGAAAATCTCCAGCTTGGTACCGCCGGGCATGGCGGCGGTGATGGCGACGATCTTTTCGTCCTGCTTGGCCATGTCCGTCACCGTGCGACCGAAGATGTCCGAGCAAGTGGGGGTGGCGGTGGTGTCGGTGGAACCGTCCTCGATCTTGTAGGCACCGAGACCGTGGAACTTGCCGGGATTGTCGAGGGCGGGCTGGTAGCCGCGGCCCTTCTCCGTGATGATGTGGAGGACCACCGGCTCGTTGAGCGTCTTGAGATGCTCGAAGGTTTTGACCAGCAGCGGCAGGTTGTGGCCGTCGATCGGGCCGTAGTAGCGCAGGCCGAACTTCTCGAACAGCACGTTCGGGAACAGCAGGTTCTTCGCGCCTTCCTCGACCTTGTGGGCGAGGTTGCGGACGGCTTTGCCTGCGATCTTTTCGACGAATTCGGCGGCCTTGCTGCGGACGGCGGAGTAAGTCGAGTGCGTCTGGAGCGCGTTGAAGTAGCGGGCGATGGCGCCGACGTTCTTGTCGATCGACCACTCGTTGTCGTTCAGCACCACGATGAACCGCTTGGTGGTTTCCGCGATGTTGTTGAGCGCTTCCAGAGTCGGTCCGCAGGTGAAGGCGGCGTCACCGGCGACTGCGACCACGTGGCTGTCGTCTCCCGCAAGATCACGGGCGGCGGCCATGCCGAGTGCGGCGGACAGGGCGGTGCCGGCGTGACCCGCTCCGTAGCAATCGTGCTCGGACTCGCTGCGCAACAGGAAGCCGTTGAGGCCCTTGTAGGTGCGGATGGTGTGGATCTGGTCGGCGCGGCCGGTCAGCATCTTGTGGACGTAGCCCTGGTGGGCGACGTCGAAGACGAAATTGTCCTTCGGGGTCGAGAAGACCCGGTGCATCGCAATCGAAAGCTCCACCACGCCGAGGTTCGGGCCGAGGTGGCCACCGGTCTTGGAAAGAGACGTGATCAGCGAATGGCGGACCTCCGCCGCGAGGGCGGGCAGATCGGCATCGGACAACCGCTTGACGTCCTCCGGGGACTTGATGCTGGAAAGGAGCGGCCCGAGGGCGGGGGGCTCAGAAGAGGCGGATGTCGTCATCGTCGTCAGGGTCATCCTCCGGCGTTTCGGGCGGAGGCGCGCCACCGTGCGTGGTGGCGGCGGCGGAATCCAGAGCGTTTTCTGCCTGATTCCGCAGGGTGATCAATTCGAGCCGCTCGCGGGCGGACTTCAGCACGGTCTCGCAGCGTTTCAGGAGAGCGGAGCCCTTTTCGTAGTGGGCAACCAGGTCTTCCAGCGGCAACTGCTCCTCCTCCATCGCCTCGACCACCGCTTCCAACTCGGCAAGCGCCTCCTCGAAGCCGGGTCCGGCTTCGGGGTCGTTCGGGGTGGTTTTGCGGCGGGCGGCCATTATTGCGCGGAGTTGGGGTCCGAGGTGCGGACCGGACGGTCGCTGTAATAGACCATGTCGTAAATGCCGAACAAATTCACCGGATACGGGTACTTCTTGTAGATCGACTGGAGTTTCTGGTCCTTGTCGTAGAGGCGGAGGCCCGGTGGGTAGGTGGCGGCGAAGACCCGGCCGTCCATGACCAACGAGGTGAAGTCGCCGTAGTCGCGCTGGAGCGTCCCCATGTCCTCGGAGCCATGGGAACTGGGAGAGATCATGATGCCGACGGTCGGGGTGCCGAGGTCCGAGGCAATGCCTTCGAGCTTTTCGAAGCCTTTCTTGGAGTTCGGGAGCCAGATGCTCATGCGGTCCGCATACCAAGCCACGGCCCATGGCTGGTCGGAGAAGCAGATCTGGTTCGGCTTGACCCAGTTTTTAAGGCCTTGGTTGAGAGCCGGGGCGAAATAGGGTGGCCACCATGGAACGCCGCCGGAATCACGGCGATCCATGCCGAGACGGATTTTCGGCCAAATGCCCAGCACCAGCGGAGCGGCACACACCAGCACCACCACGATGTGATGGACGTTTTTGAGCAATGGATTCGCGACGACCACTTCCAGGCGGCTCCATAGGATCGACAGGAAGGCAAGGCCGTAGGCCGCCATGATCGGAGCAAAGACCAGATGGATCTGGTTCGAGTCGAGATCCTTGGCGCTGACGCCGAATATGGACATGCCGAACGCGGCAAAGACCCACATCAGAAGGAGGGCCCAGCGGAAACGGGCGATCGAAGGGCGCTTGAAGGGGTGGAACAGGGCGATGAAGAAAATCGGAGCGACCACAATGCCGCCGAGGAACGGCACGATGTCCGTGGCCTGGAGAAGCGTGGTGCGGAGGGTTTTCATGAGAATCCCATCCAGCGACAGCGGCTTGCTGCCCAGATCGTCGGTCCGCATGATGGTGCCTTCGTTCAGGCTGTCCCCCAGGCCCTTGTAAATCATCAGGAAGCTGGTGCCGAAGGGCGAGTCGCAGACCTTCGCGGTGTGGGTGAGGCAGACGATTCCGGCCAGACCAGCGATAGCGAGGATGGAGATGGCGACGATACCGCGGGGGCGGAAAGCGATGGCGGCGAACACCACGTAACCCAGCACGATCCAGATCGCCAGCCAGTGGGTCATGGCCATCAGGGTGAAGAACACGCCGGCGACGATTGCCGGGGTGAGGGCCACCCGCCCCTCGGTGGAAGCCTCCACCGCCCGGTAGGTGAAGTAGATGCCGCATGAAAAGAGCAGCATCAGCAGCATCTGCGGCAGGCCGCTCAACGAGAAGTTCCAGAACGTCTCGCAGAACAGCATGAGAATCGCGACCACACCGGCGATCTTCGCGTCAAATATTCGTGAAACCAGCAGGTAGGTGACCCCGATGGACATCAGGAAGAACAGCGTGCTGACCGCGGCGATGATCCGATCAAGAGGATAGACCACCTGCTTGATGCTCATGTTCCAATCGTCCGCGGAATCCGCACCCACCAGTTTCAGCACGGCGGCGTTGATCAGGGGATTCAACGGCGCGTGGTAAGTGTCCGGGAAAGCGACGAAAGCGGCGGAGCCGTTGACCTTCTGCACCTGATGATAGGCCACCGGACGGATCATCTTGGTGGTGAAGCCGTTGCCACGGGCGATTTCACGCGCGATCTGCGCCTGGTCCATCGCCTGGGGGGCGTTGAGGCCGCGGAAGAGAATGAACAGGTTCAGAAGGGTCAGCGTGACCAGCAGCAGGAAGAAGAGGCTCCGGCGGACGATCACACCGGCGTCAATGGATTGGGACTGGGCGCTCATGGAAAATCGGATGGAAGCGGGCGATGCAGGGTCAGAGTCCCAATTCCTTCAGCTTGCGTTGGAGGGTGCGGCGGCTGACGCCGAGGAGTTCCGCGGCCCGGGTCCGGTTGCTCCCGGCTTGATCGAGAGCCGCCCGGATGGCGCGCGTTTCGAGCGCATGCAAGTTGAATTCCACCGGACCGGCAAGGTCCATTTTGTTGGAAACGGACAGCCCCGGAGAAGCCGTTTGTCCTTGATCCGCAAGGAACGCAGGAAGGTGCCGGACGTCTATGACGGAATCGTTACTCATCACCACGCCGTGCTCGATGGCGGTTCTCAATTCGCGGACGTTTCCGGGCCAGGAATAGTGACGCAACCGGTCCAGTGCCGCATCCGTGAGAGGTTTGACCGGCCGCCCGTTGTCCTTGGCGAATTCCTTCAGGAAACTGCCGGCCAGCAGCACGATGTCCTCGCGGCGGGTCCGCAGCGGCGGCATTTCGATTTTCACCACATTCAGGCGGAAATAGAGGTCCTCGCGGAACTTCCCCTGATCCACCAGCTCGCGGAGGTTCTTGTTGGTGGCCGCGACCACCCGCACATCGATCTTGATCGGGCTGTTGGAGCCGACCCGTTCGATGGTGCGCTCGGAAAGCGCGCGCAGCAGCTTCACCTGCGTGGCAGCGTCAATCTCGCCGATCTCATCCAGGAACAGCGTGCCGCCATCCGCTTGCTCGAACCGGCCGATCCGCCGCTGGGCTGCTCCGGTGAAGGCGCCTTTCTCATGGCCGAAGAGTTCGCTTTCCAAGAGCTGGGGCGAAAGCGCGGCACAGTGGACGATCACCATCTTGGATTCCGGACGGCCGGAGAGATGGTGGATCGCGTGGGCGACCACCTCCTTGCCGGTGCCGCTTTCCCCCTCGATCAGGACCGTGGCACGGGTCGGCGCGACCTGATGGATGAGGTCGAATACCCGGGTCATCGCGGGGGACTTGCCGATCAGGCGGTCGAGCTTGTGGCGCTCCGAGGACTGTTGCTTGAGTTCGCGGACCTCGGTTTCCAGCTTCCTGGTCTTGAGCGCGCGCTTCAGCAACATCTCCACCTCGTCGAGGTTGAGAGGCTTGGTGACGAAGTGCCAGGCACCGCGGCGCATCGCCTCCACCGCCGTGTCCACCGAACCGTAGGCGGTCATCATGATCGCCACCGGTGGATTCGGACGGACGAGCGCTTTTTCCAGCAGCTCCATCCCGGATTCCCCGCCCATCCGCAGGTCGGTGAGCAGCAGGTCGATGGGCTCGCTCTGGAGAATCGTCAACGCCTCGGTCGCACCACTGGCGGTATAGACGTCGAACTCCTCTTCCAAAGCCGCGCGCAGGCCCTCGCGGGTGGCGCGCTCGTCATCAACAATCAGGAGGGTGGGCTGTTGCATGGAAGAGTCGAAGGTCGGAAGGTCGGAAGGTCGGAAGGTCGGAAGGTCGGAAGGTCGGAAGGTCGGAAGGTCGGAAGGTCGGAAGGTCGGAAGGTCGGAAGGTCGGAAGGTCGGAAGGTCGG belongs to Luteolibacter ambystomatis and includes:
- a CDS encoding sigma-54-dependent transcriptional regulator, whose protein sequence is MQQPTLLIVDDERATREGLRAALEEEFDVYTASGATEALTILQSEPIDLLLTDLRMGGESGMELLEKALVRPNPPVAIMMTAYGSVDTAVEAMRRGAWHFVTKPLNLDEVEMLLKRALKTRKLETEVRELKQQSSERHKLDRLIGKSPAMTRVFDLIHQVAPTRATVLIEGESGTGKEVVAHAIHHLSGRPESKMVIVHCAALSPQLLESELFGHEKGAFTGAAQRRIGRFEQADGGTLFLDEIGEIDAATQVKLLRALSERTIERVGSNSPIKIDVRVVAATNKNLRELVDQGKFREDLYFRLNVVKIEMPPLRTRREDIVLLAGSFLKEFAKDNGRPVKPLTDAALDRLRHYSWPGNVRELRTAIEHGVVMSNDSVIDVRHLPAFLADQGQTASPGLSVSNKMDLAGPVEFNLHALETRAIRAALDQAGSNRTRAAELLGVSRRTLQRKLKELGL